A region of the Burkholderia pyrrocinia genome:
CAGTACATCCGCGCGGTGGGCGGCACGACGTGGCACTGGGCCGCGTCGGCGTGGCGCTTCATCCCGAACGACTTCAAGATGAAGACCGTGTACGGCGTCGGCCGCGACTGGCCGATCCAGTACGACGACCTCGAACACTACTATCAGCGCGCCGAGGAAGAGCTCGGCGTGTGGGGCCCGGGCCCCGAGGAAGACCTGTACTCGCCGCGCAAGGAGCCTTACCCGATGCCGCCGCTGCCGTTGTCGTTCAACGAGCAGACGATCAAGCGCGCGCTCAACGGCTATGACCCTAAGTTCCACGTGGTGACCGAGCCGGTCGCGCGCAACAGCCGCCCGTACGACGGCCGGCCAACCTGTTGCGGGAACAACAATTGCATGCCGATCTGCCCGATCGGCGCGATGTACAACGGGATCGTGCACGTCGAGAAGGCCGAGCAGGCCGGCGCGAAGCTGATCGAGAACGCGGTCGTCTACAAGCTCGAGACCGGGCCGAACAAGCGCATTACCGCCGCGGTCTACAAGGACAAGTCGGGCGCCGACCATCGCGTCGAAGGCAAGTACTTCGTGGTGGCCGCGAACGGCATCGAGACGCCGAAGATCCTGCTGATGTCGGCGAACCGCGATTTCCCGAACGGCGTCGCGAACAGCTCCGACATGGTCGGCCGCAACCTGATGGACCATCCGGGCACCGGCGTGTCGTTCTACGCGAACGAGAAGCTGTGGCCGGGCCGCGGCCCGCAGGAGATGACGTCGCTGATCGGTTTCCGCGACGGCCCGTTCCGCGCGACCGAAGCCGCGAAGAAGATCCACCTGTCGAACATGTCGCGCATCAACCAGGAGACGCAGAAAATCTTCAAGGGCGGCAAGCTGATGAAGCCCGCGGAGCTCGACGCGCAGATCCGCGACCGTTCCGCGCGCTACGTGCAGTTCGACTGCTTCCATGAAATCCTGCCGCAGCCCGAGAACCGCATCGTGCCGAGCAAGACGGCCTCCGACGCAATCGGCATCCCGCGCCCCGAGATCACGTACGCGATCGACGACTACGTGAAGCGCGGCGCCGTGCACACGCGCGAGGTCTATGCGACGGCC
Encoded here:
- a CDS encoding GMC family oxidoreductase is translated as MADTDTQKADVVVVGSGVAGAIVAHQLALAGKSVILLEAGPRMPRWEIVERFRNQPDKTDFMAPYPSSPWAPHPEYGPPNDYLVLKGEHKFNSQYIRAVGGTTWHWAASAWRFIPNDFKMKTVYGVGRDWPIQYDDLEHYYQRAEEELGVWGPGPEEDLYSPRKEPYPMPPLPLSFNEQTIKRALNGYDPKFHVVTEPVARNSRPYDGRPTCCGNNNCMPICPIGAMYNGIVHVEKAEQAGAKLIENAVVYKLETGPNKRITAAVYKDKSGADHRVEGKYFVVAANGIETPKILLMSANRDFPNGVANSSDMVGRNLMDHPGTGVSFYANEKLWPGRGPQEMTSLIGFRDGPFRATEAAKKIHLSNMSRINQETQKIFKGGKLMKPAELDAQIRDRSARYVQFDCFHEILPQPENRIVPSKTASDAIGIPRPEITYAIDDYVKRGAVHTREVYATAAKVLGGTEVVFNDEFAPNNHITGATIMGADARDSVVDKDCRTFDHPNLFISSSSTMPTVGTVNVTLTIAALALRMSDTLKKEV